A section of the Drosophila subobscura isolate 14011-0131.10 chromosome A, UCBerk_Dsub_1.0, whole genome shotgun sequence genome encodes:
- the LOC117889903 gene encoding uncharacterized protein LOC117889903 isoform X2 — protein MQSQQVRPISTYDNLGAAAHVASSSKPHQQQQQQQLHRAGESPKQPERATTRGVSDQLLSNGMSQPQPQTELELEPEEELNGSGTSHSIAAVKAALNDAKSKFFGINNYDEYESAVQPTQMPMPVVKAHSQQPTIKPEPKYQNVPQRPKPQPDELPATIIEPVAMPVSVSSPVDRSLRYATTYEQIPLSDLDAPQPSQAVYMSTTVPQNIKGMKIAGRHTPTRNSLRHSRMIVVNHKNHDSLQAAYSKHIRNLNISRQLLIMQLAVGLLIVGLAIWILLLEPNASILINPYLSGLSLLLASIAGLILLRRDHRTQGHRAPNSCYKVLLAESYVFSALALVFCCLALVCAAIEFAELASAVDGACGPATSSLLSYHNCTCLTSGDEVAADGSSSPNDSSSSSFEECSAFRGEWKYLLAFSMALNALGIVATFLYITLFICCHRNRKHFYTSV, from the exons ATGCAATCGCAACAAGTCCGTCCAATAAGCACCTATGACAATCTGGGTGCCGCCGCCCATGTGGCATCAAGCAGCaagccgcaccagcagcagcagcagcagcagctccacagaGCTGGAGAAAGTCCCAAGCAGCCGGAGAGAGCCACCACCAGAGGTGTGAGTGACCAGCTGCTGTCCAACGGCatgtcgcagccgcagccgcagacggagctggagctggagcccgaggaggagctgaatGGCAGCGGTACCAGCCACAGCATAGCCGCCGTTAAGGCGGCCCTCAACGATGCCAAATCGAAATTCTTTGGCATCAACAACTACGATGAATATGAGTCAGCCGTCCAGCCAACACAGATGCCAATGCCAGTAGTCAAAGCCCATTCACAACAGCCGACCATTAAGCCGGAACCAAAGTATCAGAACGTCCCACAGCGCCCGAAGCCACAACCCGATGAGCTTCCGGCTACAATCATCGAGCCAGTGGCAATGCCAGTGTCAGTCAGCAGTCCGGTGGACAGATCCCTGCGTTATGCCACAACCTATGAACAAATACCCCTGAGTGACTTGGATGCACCGCAGCCGTCGCAG GCTGTCTACATGAGCACTACGGTGCCGCAGAATATAAAAGGCATGAAGATCGCTGGACGACATACGCCGACCCGAAATAGTCTGAGACACAGCCGCATGATAGTTGTGAATCACAAGAACCATGACA GTCTACAGGCGGCATATTCCAAGCACATCCGAAATCTGAATATTTCTCGACAGCTTCTGATAATGCAATTAGCTGTGGGACTGCTGATTGTCGGACTGGCCATTTGGatactgctgctggagccgaACGCTTCCATTCTGATCAATCCGTATCTGAGTGGCCTATCT CTGTTGCTGGCCAGTATTGCGGGCCTGATACTACTGAGACGGGATCACCGGACACAGGGGCATAGGGCGCCCAACAGTTGCTACAAGGTTCTGCTGGCCGAATCCTATGTGTTCTCCGCCTTGGCTTTGGTCTTCTGCTGCCTGGCGCTGGTCTGTGCGGCCATTGAGTTTGCTGAGCTGGCATCAGCTGTGGACGGTGCCTGCGGACCGGCCACCAGTTCTCTTTTAAGCTATCACAATTGCACCTGCCTGACGTCTGGCGATGAGGTGGCCGCTGATGGCAGCAGTTCCCCGAACGA cagcagcagcagcagcttcgagGAATGCAGTGCATTTCGCGGTGAATGGAAGTATCTGCTGGCCTTCTCCATGGCTCTCAATGCCCTGGGCATTGTTGCAACATTCTTATACATAACgctatttatttgttgccacCGCAACAGGAAGCACTTTTACACGTCTGTCTAA
- the LOC117889903 gene encoding uncharacterized protein LOC117889903 isoform X3 — translation MQSQQVRPISTYDNLGAAAHVASSSKPHQQQQQQQLHRAGESPKQPERATTRGVSDQLLSNGMSQPQPQTELELEPEEELNGSGTSHSIAAVKAALNDAKSKFFGINNYDEYESAVQPTQMPMPVVKAHSQQPTIKPEPKYQNVPQRPKPQPDELPATIIEPVAMPVSVSSPVDRSLRYATTYEQIPLSDLDAPQPSQVSAVYMSTTVPQNIKGMKIAGRHTPTRNSLRHSRMIVVNHKNHDSVLLFFFWICRSTGGIFQAHPKSEYFSTASDNAISCGTADCRTGHLDTAAGAERFHSDQSVSEWPISVAGQYCGPDTTETGSPDTGA, via the exons ATGCAATCGCAACAAGTCCGTCCAATAAGCACCTATGACAATCTGGGTGCCGCCGCCCATGTGGCATCAAGCAGCaagccgcaccagcagcagcagcagcagcagctccacagaGCTGGAGAAAGTCCCAAGCAGCCGGAGAGAGCCACCACCAGAGGTGTGAGTGACCAGCTGCTGTCCAACGGCatgtcgcagccgcagccgcagacggagctggagctggagcccgaggaggagctgaatGGCAGCGGTACCAGCCACAGCATAGCCGCCGTTAAGGCGGCCCTCAACGATGCCAAATCGAAATTCTTTGGCATCAACAACTACGATGAATATGAGTCAGCCGTCCAGCCAACACAGATGCCAATGCCAGTAGTCAAAGCCCATTCACAACAGCCGACCATTAAGCCGGAACCAAAGTATCAGAACGTCCCACAGCGCCCGAAGCCACAACCCGATGAGCTTCCGGCTACAATCATCGAGCCAGTGGCAATGCCAGTGTCAGTCAGCAGTCCGGTGGACAGATCCCTGCGTTATGCCACAACCTATGAACAAATACCCCTGAGTGACTTGGATGCACCGCAGCCGTCGCAGGTGAGT GCTGTCTACATGAGCACTACGGTGCCGCAGAATATAAAAGGCATGAAGATCGCTGGACGACATACGCCGACCCGAAATAGTCTGAGACACAGCCGCATGATAGTTGTGAATCACAAGAACCATGACA GCgtgctgttgtttttcttttggatcTGCAGGTCTACAGGCGGCATATTCCAAGCACATCCGAAATCTGAATATTTCTCGACAGCTTCTGATAATGCAATTAGCTGTGGGACTGCTGATTGTCGGACTGGCCATTTGGatactgctgctggagccgaACGCTTCCATTCTGATCAATCCGTATCTGAGTGGCCTATCT CTGTTGCTGGCCAGTATTGCGGGCCTGATACTACTGAGACGGGATCACCGGACACAGGGGCATAG
- the LOC117889903 gene encoding uncharacterized protein LOC117889903 isoform X1: MQSQQVRPISTYDNLGAAAHVASSSKPHQQQQQQQLHRAGESPKQPERATTRGVSDQLLSNGMSQPQPQTELELEPEEELNGSGTSHSIAAVKAALNDAKSKFFGINNYDEYESAVQPTQMPMPVVKAHSQQPTIKPEPKYQNVPQRPKPQPDELPATIIEPVAMPVSVSSPVDRSLRYATTYEQIPLSDLDAPQPSQVSAVYMSTTVPQNIKGMKIAGRHTPTRNSLRHSRMIVVNHKNHDSLQAAYSKHIRNLNISRQLLIMQLAVGLLIVGLAIWILLLEPNASILINPYLSGLSLLLASIAGLILLRRDHRTQGHRAPNSCYKVLLAESYVFSALALVFCCLALVCAAIEFAELASAVDGACGPATSSLLSYHNCTCLTSGDEVAADGSSSPNDSSSSSFEECSAFRGEWKYLLAFSMALNALGIVATFLYITLFICCHRNRKHFYTSV, encoded by the exons ATGCAATCGCAACAAGTCCGTCCAATAAGCACCTATGACAATCTGGGTGCCGCCGCCCATGTGGCATCAAGCAGCaagccgcaccagcagcagcagcagcagcagctccacagaGCTGGAGAAAGTCCCAAGCAGCCGGAGAGAGCCACCACCAGAGGTGTGAGTGACCAGCTGCTGTCCAACGGCatgtcgcagccgcagccgcagacggagctggagctggagcccgaggaggagctgaatGGCAGCGGTACCAGCCACAGCATAGCCGCCGTTAAGGCGGCCCTCAACGATGCCAAATCGAAATTCTTTGGCATCAACAACTACGATGAATATGAGTCAGCCGTCCAGCCAACACAGATGCCAATGCCAGTAGTCAAAGCCCATTCACAACAGCCGACCATTAAGCCGGAACCAAAGTATCAGAACGTCCCACAGCGCCCGAAGCCACAACCCGATGAGCTTCCGGCTACAATCATCGAGCCAGTGGCAATGCCAGTGTCAGTCAGCAGTCCGGTGGACAGATCCCTGCGTTATGCCACAACCTATGAACAAATACCCCTGAGTGACTTGGATGCACCGCAGCCGTCGCAGGTGAGT GCTGTCTACATGAGCACTACGGTGCCGCAGAATATAAAAGGCATGAAGATCGCTGGACGACATACGCCGACCCGAAATAGTCTGAGACACAGCCGCATGATAGTTGTGAATCACAAGAACCATGACA GTCTACAGGCGGCATATTCCAAGCACATCCGAAATCTGAATATTTCTCGACAGCTTCTGATAATGCAATTAGCTGTGGGACTGCTGATTGTCGGACTGGCCATTTGGatactgctgctggagccgaACGCTTCCATTCTGATCAATCCGTATCTGAGTGGCCTATCT CTGTTGCTGGCCAGTATTGCGGGCCTGATACTACTGAGACGGGATCACCGGACACAGGGGCATAGGGCGCCCAACAGTTGCTACAAGGTTCTGCTGGCCGAATCCTATGTGTTCTCCGCCTTGGCTTTGGTCTTCTGCTGCCTGGCGCTGGTCTGTGCGGCCATTGAGTTTGCTGAGCTGGCATCAGCTGTGGACGGTGCCTGCGGACCGGCCACCAGTTCTCTTTTAAGCTATCACAATTGCACCTGCCTGACGTCTGGCGATGAGGTGGCCGCTGATGGCAGCAGTTCCCCGAACGA cagcagcagcagcagcttcgagGAATGCAGTGCATTTCGCGGTGAATGGAAGTATCTGCTGGCCTTCTCCATGGCTCTCAATGCCCTGGGCATTGTTGCAACATTCTTATACATAACgctatttatttgttgccacCGCAACAGGAAGCACTTTTACACGTCTGTCTAA